The Fulvia fulva chromosome 6, complete sequence genome includes a window with the following:
- a CDS encoding Dual oxidase 1 produces the protein MYAMEGLYPVISKDFTLLSEKEINDFFDDLDKDKDGKITFEELEATLHEVHEELAPKLQKHHILHPHRRDLEKNAGHSKGDGLHAFLCRIMPECGAQLERKEFVEHVKRWEVPSQKQADSQENDKEDRAEEQRLPFRRRMRAYCAVHAPNILFVAFVVACLLGIGLWQMVIYIKNPAARAALGWGVIVAKACAGVLYPTLFFMVLSMSRPLSTFLRRFYALSRFINWDHSQKLHIIMSITGLTFATLHAIGHLTGSMLYGSRRGQGDDVASYLGASAVNAEGYRPYVWYVRSLPGWTGVTALGLFWTISLLSMPYVRNYSYEIFQLGHLLMFPMFSLLCAHGTAALLQTPMMGYWLAFPVLLVIFERVGRVAKGFMSVPARMKVLEGGDAVVITVKEPRGKDWKYSAGQYLLLQVPKISLWQWHPFTISSCRGDELQVHIKMEGDWTEALKDKMPVDEDIKVGIDGPYGAPAQRFYDYDYSIIVGGGIGITPFSAILTDLEENFSQ, from the coding sequence ATGTATGCGATGGAAGGTCTCTACCCAGTAATCTCGAAGGACTTCACGCTCCTCAGCGAAAAGGAAATCAACGACTTCTTCGATGACCTCGACAAGGACAAAGATGGCAAGATTACGTTTGAAGAGCTGGAAGCGACGCTACACGAAGTGCACGAAGAGCTAGCACCGAAGCTGCAGAAACACCACATCCTACACCCCCATCGACGAGATCTGGAGAAGAATGCAGGTCACAGCAAAGGAGACGGGCTACACGCCTTCCTCTGCCGCATCATGCCCGAGTGCGGCGCGCAGCTGGAACGGAAAGAGTTTGTCGAACACGTGAAACGATGGGAGGTGCCCAGCCAGAAACAAGCAGACTCGCAGGAGAACGACAAGGAGGACAGGGCCGAAGAGCAACGGCTACCTTTTCGGAGACGAATGAGAGCATATTGCGCAGTCCACGCGCCGAACATTCTGTTCGTGGCCTTTGTGGTCGCCTGTCTCCTCGGCATTGGCCTCTGGCAGATGGTCATATACATCAAGAACCCTGCCGCACGAGCAGCGCTCGGGTGGGGAGTCATTGTGGCGAAGGCGTGCGCTGGCGTGCTGTATCCGACGCTGTTCTTCATGGTGTTGTCGATGAGTCGGCCGCTTTCGACGTTTCTCAGAAGATTCTACGCGCTCAGTCGATTCATCAATTGGGATCATAGCCAGAAGCTTCACATCATTATGAGCATTACTGGCCTGACGTTCGCAACGCTCCACGCGATTGGCCATTTGACTGGATCTATGCTGTACGGCTCGAGGCGTGGGCAGGGAGACGATGTCGCCTCCTACCTCGGTGCAAGTGCAGTCAATGCGGAAGGATACAGACCATATGTGTGGTACGTGCGAAGTCTGCCAGGCTGGACTGGTGTTACAGCTTTGGGCTTGTTCTGGACTATCAGTCTGCTGAGCATGCCCTACGTCCGAAACTATTCCTATGAGATTTTCCAGCTTGGTCATCTCCTCATGTTCCCGATGTTCAGCCTGCTTTGCGCTCACGGGACCGCAGCGCTTCTGCAAACACCCATGATGGGCTACTGGCTAGCCTTCCCAGTCCTCCTTGTAATATTCGAGCGAGTTGGGCGGGTCGCAAAGGGCTTCATGAGTGTACCAGCGCGGATGAAGGTACTGGAAGGCGGCGATGCTGTAGTCATCACGGTCAAAGAGCCTCGCGGCAAGGACTGGAAGTACAGCGCTGGCCAGTACCTCCTGCTGCAAGTCCCAAAGATCTCCCTCTGGCAATGGCATCCATTCACAATCTCATCGTGCCGCGGCGACGAGTTACAAGTCCACATCAAGATGGAAGGCGACTGGACCGAAGCGCTCAAAGACAAGATGCCAGTCGACGAAGACATCAAAGTCGGCATCGACGGACCCTACGGCGCACCAGCCCAACGCTTCTACGACTACGACTACAGCATCATCGTAGGAGGCGGCATCGGCATCACCCCCTTCTCCGCAATCCTCACCGACCTCGAAGAAAACTTCTCCCAATAA
- a CDS encoding Clock-controlled protein 8 — protein MEAVKETSKPPGYRQTSPEQVVWSSVPDHQPKASSEFSLPGIRTITSPQYHIVSPSERHGSPHSVRSLPPIDPGSFDQPRAEDTTMGSPMETGSVMSMDERAGRSTSAVSIGSASAAEVTAAEVLSGLGNPRHYARSSRGQNGHVSSHANGAREPEPLLELVSQAHPWVGGSIRGSMSVYETTKYYSPRIVQYGVNFMERNIGTPIVNTVGTVGTMTGVGGQLRRHLDSRRPQDIEAGAAKSNGDVLMEVDGAEQLPPYPTSRPPSYREEPSPHAIDRAQGRPAANRTWSSRVFVTTSGLSVALSTTSRQSLRFCLKLLASQFQNVESLTKALSMALNNYEETRKRVRESREADLEKGQRPPTPDQDDDARRLAQEIRQHCDTIWSTIQNVVQGVSRSVGGALPQNAREFVRAQLMSLPQRWRIVSDHQANVPSETSRAAQRMIDFATEGLDMMTQVSGVLKATLDSAEQWLATVGRSDATAQDDRAMTDAPAQHEHNEKS, from the exons ATGGAAGCCGTTAAAGAGACCTCCAAGCCGCCAGGGTACCGCCAAACCTCACCGGAGCAGGTCGTGTGGTCGTCAGTACCAGATCATCAGCCAAAAGCCAGCAGCGAGTTCTCCTTACCGGGCATTCGTACGATTACATCTCCTCAGTATCACATCGTTTCACCGAGCGAGCGCCATGGTTCTCCGCATTCAGTACGAAGCCTGCCTCCGATCGACCCAGGGTCGTTCGATCAACCAAGAGCTGAGGACACAACAATGGGCAGTCCCATGGAGACGGGGAGTGTTATGAGCATGGACGAGCGGGCTGGTCGCAGCACTAGTGCGGTGTCAATCGGCAGCGCATCCGCCGCAGAGGTGACAGCGGCGGAAGTGCTATCGGGCCTCGGAAACCCACGAC ATTATGCTCGTTCGTCCCGAGGTCAAAACGGGCACGTGTCGTCACATGCAAATGGCGCACGTGAACCGGAGCCACTGCTAGAGCTTGTGTCGCAAGCGCATCCATGGGTCGGAGGTAGCATCAGGGGATCGATGTCGGTATATGAGACCACAAAGTACTACTCCCCGCGGATCGTGCAGTACGGTGTCAACTTCATGGAGAGGAATATAGGCACGCCGATCGTGAACACTGTTGGCACCGTCGGCACGATGACGGGCGTTGGAGGTCAGCTGCGACGACATCTCGACTCTCGTCGGCCGCAAGATATCGAAGCGGGAGCAGCTAAGAGCAATGGAGATGTGTTGATGGAGGTCGACGGCGCGGAGCAGCTTCCGCCATACCCAACGAGCAGACCGCCGTCGTATCGCGAAGAGCCAAGTCCGCACGCGATAGACAGGGCACAAGGCCGCCCTGCTGCTAACAGGACATGGTCATCGCGAGTCTTTGTCACGACATCCGGACTTTCGGTCGCATTGAGCACCACGTCGCGCCAAAGCTTGCGATTCTGCCTGAAGCTACTGGCCAGTCAATTCCAGAATGTGGAGTCACTCACCAAGGCGCTGTCAATGGCTCTCAACAACTACGAGGAAACACGAAAGCGGGTCCGCGAGAGCCGCGAAGCCGACTTGGAGAAAGGACAGCGACCACCTACCCCAGATCAAGACGACGACGCTAGAAGGCTGGCGCAGGAGATCAGGCAGCATTGCGATACAATCTGGAGTACAATCCAAAACGTGGTCCAAGGCGTGTCGAGATCTGTCGGCGGCGCATTACCGCAGAACGCACGAGAGTTTGTGCGCGCGCAGCTCATGTCTCTGCCTCAGCGATGGCGCATAGTCTCTGACCACCAAGCGAATGTGCCATCCGAGACCAGCCGCGCTGCACAACGTATGATCGACTTCGCAACCGAAGGCTTGGACATGATGACTCAAGTCAGCGGTGTCCTGAAAGCGACGCTCGATTCAGCCGAGCAATGGCTCGCGACAGTCGGCAGAAGCGACGCGACTGCTCAAGACGATCGCGCCATGACGGACGCACCAGCACAACACGAACACAATGAGAAGTCATGA
- a CDS encoding Phomenoic acid biosynthesis cluster cytochrome P450 monooxygenase → MISLLTIISALIISYSSTFLYNLIRNLTNARKSGMPYFIVPWDQNHFLWMISSVPLRPHLKKYLPKWIYSRLSLTIYGFEFHEGLRPFKEYAAPQGDPNNLVMVTTGQYELSTRDPEVATEILKRPRDFVPHDFTTLFMSRFGHNVLTSDGDSWARQRKVVASTINERISRTVFRESVEQTQGLLGEVVGEGEEGETGRLFDMMKKITINVLSGAGMGSSVPWSDEENANVKPKEGFRLTYMEAVKVVIESIAGPIILPKWFLDNYPSILPGQKFLKSLSYAIDEFPIHTNDLLAQEKQRTVDAGDQSRSNIMSQLLQASEGEKGSSKALADDEILGNLFIFTAAGFDTTANTLSYALVLLARYPQWQRWLFSEIDKIMPADPTAELDYSAIFPQATRILAVMLETLRLYSPVIHLAKMTRTAQTITTSKGSLWIPANSTVYVSVCGVHTDPEIWRNLNLSPAESPSDRDEYLFRPTRWFNNNNNNNNNNNNNNTDDDDDDSNLQLFQPPRGSFIPWSAGPRVCPGQKMAQVEFVSIFLSLFRKHEIAAVPLKLGAEGKVESQAQVETRLDARIRDSVSILTLQMNDVYNVPEGSGKGLKLKLRRRK, encoded by the coding sequence ATGATCTCTCTACTCACCATCATCAGCGCTCTGATCATATCCTACTCCTCCACCTTCCTCTACAACCTGATCCGCAACCTCACCAATGCCCGCAAATCCGGCATGCCATACTTCATCGTCCCATGGGACCAAAACCACTTCCTCTGGATGATCTCCTCAGTCCCCCTGCGTCCACATCTGAAGAAATACCTCCCGAAATGGATCTACAGCCGCCTCTCCCTCACCATCTACGGCTTCGAATTCCACGAAGGCCTCCGCCCCTTCAAAGAATACGCCGCACCCCAAGGCGACCCCAACAATCTGGTCATGGTCACGACCGGACAATACGAGCTCTCGACCCGGGATCCGGAAGTGGCCACGGAGATTCTGAAGAGGCCGAGAGATTTCGTGCCGCATGATTTCACTACATTATTCATGTCGAGGTTTGGGCACAATGTTCTAACGTCGGATGGAGATTCGTGGGCGCGGCAGAGGAAAGTTGTGGCGAGTACGATTAATGAGAGGATTTCGAGGACGGTGTTTCGGGAGAGTGTTGAGCAGACGCAGGGGTTGCTGGGGGAGGTTGTGGGGGAGGGGGAGGAGGGGGAGACGGGGAGGTTGTTTGATATGATGAAGAAGATCACGATTAATGTTCTGTCGGGAGCTGGCATGGGGTCTAGTGTGCCGTGGAGCGATGAGGAGAATGCCAATGTAAAGCCGAAGGAAGGGTTTAGACTGACGTATATGGAAGCCGTCAAGGTGGTCATCGAGAGTATTGCTGGACCGATCATCCTGCCGAAGTGGTTCTTGGACAACTACCCAAGTATCCTACCCGGCCAGAAATTCCTGAAAAGTCTAAGCTACGCCATCGACGAGTTCCCAATCCACACCAACGACCTCCTCGCCCAAGAAAAGCAACGAACAGTCGACGCCGGCGACCAATCGCGAAGCAATATTATGAGCCAACTCCTCCAAGCCTCCGAGGGCGAAAAGGGAAGCAGCAAAGCCCTCGCCGACGACGAAATCCTCGGCAACCTCTTCATCTTCACAGCCGCCGGCTTCGACACGACCGCCAACACCCTCTCCTACGCCCTCGTCCTCCTCGCCCGCTACCCACAATGGCAACGCTGGCTCTTCTCAGAAATCGACAAAATCATGCCCGCAGATCCCACCGCAGAACTCGACTACAGCGCCATATTCCCGCAAGCCACGCGCATCCTCGCTGTAATGCTGGAGACGCTGCGGCTCTACTCGCCAGTAATTCATCTCGCGAAAATGACCAGAACGGCCCAAACTATCACCACCTCGAAGGGATCCTTGTGGATCCCCGCGAATTCGACCGTCTACGTGAGTGTCTGTGGCGTTCACACTGATCCAGAGATATGGCGGAACCTCAACCTCAGTCCCGCCGAATCGCCCAGCGATAGGGATGAATACCTCTTCCGGCCTACGCGCTGGttcaacaacaacaacaacaacaacaacaacaacaacaacaacaacaccgacgacgacgacgacgacagTAATCTGCAGCTCTTCCAGCCACCCAGGGGATCCTTCATACCCTGGTCAGCAGGTCCGCGGGTCTGTCCGGGCCAGAAGATGGCGCAGGTGGAGTTTGTGTCGATTTTCCTGTCGCTGTTTAGAAAGCATGAGATTGCCGCTGTTCCGCTGAAACTTGGCGCGGAGGGTAAAGTTGAGAGTCAAGCGCAGGTTGAAACACGACTTGATGCGAGGATCAGGGATAGTGTTAGTATTCTGACGCTGCAGATGAATGATGTGTATAATGTGCCGGAGGGGAGTGGGAAGGGTTTGAAGTTGAAGTTGAGGAGACGGAAGTGA
- a CDS encoding Acyl-CoA dehydrogenase fadE12 produces MSMPHLLMRCPLRSAARARPLNSLPRKSPRSIGIRSAHGQATEFLQMNDPDLTESQRTVREAIAKICQKFPDEYWKDLDDRGKFSLELHSALAKDGWLGICMPSQYGGAELGISEATIMMQTLSESGGGLTAASSVHMNIFGLEPVVKFGTEEQKERWLVPLIAGTERACFGVTEPDTGLDTLKLKSMAVRDSSGDSYTLNGSKIWTSTAQTAEKILILVRTTPLAEVQKPTQGLSLFYTDLDRSAVEVTEIKKLGRAAVDSNMLMFDGWKVPKEDLIGEEGTGFKMIMHGMNAERLLLGGEAMGLGFAGLRRASNYARERHVFGRPIGKNQGIQHPLADSWMKLEAARLLLYQGCKLYDQGYATGEYANAAKYLCAEAAFEACERAVMVHGGMGYAKEYHVERYFREAMLPRLAPVSREMICNYIAERVLALPRSY; encoded by the exons ATGTCAATGCCACATCTTCTCATGCGATGCCCGCTTCGATCTGCCGCTCGCGCACGGCCGTTGAATTCCTTGCCACGCAAGTCGCCCCGGTCCATCGGTATAAGGAGTGCTCATGGCCAAGCGACCGAGTTTCTGCAGATGAACGACCCGGATCTTACTGAGTCCCAACGAACAGTGCGAGAGGCTATCGCCAAAATCTGTCAAAAGTTTCCAGACGAGTACTGGAAAGATCTCGACGACCGTGGCAAGTTCTCCCTGGAACTTCACTCTGCTCTGGCCAAGGATGGATGGCTGGGCATATGTATGCCATCTCAGTATGGCGGCGCTGAGCTGGGCATCTCTGAGGCAACGATCATGATGCAGACTCTATCCGAGTCCGGTGGCGGGCTCACAGCTGCTAGCTCGGTGCATATGAATATCTTTGGGCTTGAGCCTGTGGTGAAGTTCGGCACGGAGGAGCAGAAAGAGCGTTGGCTGGTTCCTCTCATCGCTGGAACAGAGCGGGCTTGTTTTGGCGTGACAGAGCCCGACACAGGTCTGGATACGCTGAAGTTGAAGTCCATGGCCGTCCGTGACTCGAGCGGAGACTCCTACACGCTAAACGGATCAAAGATCTGGACATCGACGGCGCAGACAGCTGAGAAGATCCTAATACTGGTACGCACCACACCATTAGCTGAGGTTCAGAAACCTACCCAAGGCCTTTCACTATTCTACACAGATCTCGATCGCTCGGCTGTAGAGGTAACGGAGATCAAGAAGTTAGGCAGAGCCGCAGTCGATAGTAACATGCTCATGTTCGACGGCTGGAAAGTTCCAAAAGAAGACTTGATTGGAGAAGAAGGGACTGGATTCAAGATGATCATGCACGGCATGAATGCTGAACGTCTTCTTTTGGGTGGCGAAGCAATGGGACTAGGATTTGCCGGACTACGAAGAGCAAGCAACTATGCCCGAGAACGGCATGTGTTTGGTCGACCAATTGGCAAGAACCAGGGCATCCAGCACCCACTGGCAGACTCGTGGATGAAGCTTGAAGCCGCGAGGCTCTTACTGTACCAAGGCTGCAAACT GTACGACCAGGGTTACGCCACCGGCGAATATGCCAACGCGGCCAAGTATCTGTGCGCCGAGGCTGCTTTCGAGGCTTGCGAGCGAGCTGTCATGGTGCATGGAGGCATGGGATATGCCAAAGAGTACCATGTCGAACGGTACTTCCGCGAAGCCATGCTGCCCCGTCTGGCGCCTGTGTCGCGGGAGATGATCTGTAATTACATAGCGGAGCGGGTGTTGGCTTTGCCGCGATCGTATTGA
- a CDS encoding ABC multidrug transporter I, which translates to MERVEQELHLRHVGHVHGGQGTIAGNAEVPSSGVHPTARDQEAGLATEAYEEKPRQSYLTNSSKEGEDAASTRRPSWEQSEKHHHGANGVNVEGAHREWSHLQRELSHISRQQSRTSSKSGKQINELVRDLEKATSSPGTSEDEGAFDLQEYLRSSKQLEEEFGIKSKKIGVIWENLTVKGMGGAKIFVKTFPDAFTDFFGFPVKFTMGLFGFGKKGREVNILQDFKGVVKPGEMVLVLGRPGSGCTTFLKVIANQRFGYTNLDGKVLYGPFTNEEFEKRYRGEAVYCMEDDVHHPTLTVGQTLGFALETKVPGKRPGGLTTNQFKDKVIDMLLRMFNIEHTKNTIVGNPFVRGISGGERKRVSIAEMMITGAAVCSHDNSTRGLDASTALDYAKSLRVMTNIYNTTTFVSLYQASENIYSQFDKVLVIDEGRQVFFGPAQEARAYFEGLGFREKPRQTTPDYLTGCTDPFEREYKDGRDASNAPSSPDDLVDAFNKSKYSTLLESEIGEYRKIIDEEQHVFEDFKTAVSQGKRHAPKKSVYSIPFHLQMWALMKRQFILKWQDRFSLVVSWITSIVIAIVIGTVWLQQPKTSAGAFTRGGVLFIALLFNCFQAFGELGTVMMGRTIVNKHRAYTFHRPSALWIAQILVDLAFSAVQILVFSIMVYFMCGLVYDAGAFFTFYLVIISGYLAITLFFRTVGCLCPDFDSAIKFAATIITLFVLTSGYLIQYQSQQVWLRWIFYINALGLGFSAMMVNEFSRLDLECDGTYLVPSGPGYGDIAHQSCTLAGSTPGQSFVSGTDYVETAFSYRPDELWRNWGIIIVLVTAFLAANMFLGEYIKWGAGGKTLTFFAKEDKARKELNDALKAKKAARREKGEASEGSDLKIESKAVLTWEELCYDVPVPSGQLRLLKNVFGYVKPGQLTALMGASGAGKTTLLDVLASRKNIGVITGDKLIDGKPPGTAFQRGTSYAEQLDVHEGTQTVREALRFSADLRQPYETPQSEKYAYVEEIIALLEMEDIADAVVGDTDAGLAVEQRKRVTIGVELAAKPELLLFLDEPTSGLDSQSAFNIVRFLRKLAGAGQAILCTIHQPNASLFENFDRLLLLQRGGETVYFGDIGKDACVLIDYFRKYGAHCPPDANPAEWMLDAIGAGQAARIGDKDWGEIWRDSEELAATKDEIVRIKTERIEEVGSQPAVEQKEFATPLWHQIKTVQLRTHKSFWRSPNYGFTRLFNHVIIALLTGLMFLSLDESRTSLQYRVFIIFQVTVLPALILAQVEPKYDLSRLIYYREAASKTYKQFPFAASMVLAEMPYSIICAVGFFLPLYYIPGFSHVSNRAGYNFLMVLITELFSVTLGQMVSALTPSTFIAVLLNPFLIVIFALFCGVTVPKPQIPGFWRAWLYQLDPFTRLIAGLVSNELHEKPVICTDIEFNRFTAPAGQTCGEYMSAFFAAGGPGYIANNQTSDCSYCAYSVGDQFYEPLGISWSHRWRDLGILTAFIGSNLILLFIGSRYLNFNRR; encoded by the exons ATGGAGCGAGTTGAGCAGGAACTCCATCTGCGACATGTCGGACATGTTCACGGCGGGCAAGGGACAATCGCAGGTAATGCTGAGGTCCCGAGCTCGGGTGTGCATCCCACAGCGCGAGATCAGGAAGCTGGACTTGCAACCGAAGCGTACGAGGAGAAGCCGAGGCAGAGCTACCTGACGAATTCGTCGAAGGAAGGGGAGGATGCTGCTTCGACGAGGAGACCGTCGTGGGAACAGAGTGAGAAGCATCATCATGGTGCCAATGGCGTTAATGTCGAGGGTGCGCATAGGGAGTGGTCGCATTTGCAGAGGGAGTTGAGCCACATATCGCGACAGCAATCGCGGACGAGCAGCAAGAGTGGGAAGCAGATCAATGAACTCGTGCGAGATCTCGAGAAGGCTACGTCCAGCCCTGGGACGAGCGAGGATGAGGGTGCTTTTGATCTGCAAGAGTATTTGCGGTCGAGTAAGCAGCTGGAAGAGGAGTTTGGCATCAAGAGCAAGAAGATTGGAGTGATATGGGAGAACCTCACGGTAAAGGGAATGGGAGGAGCGAAGATTTTCGTCAAGACTTTCCCGGATGCGTTCACAGACTTCTTTGGCTTTCCGGTCAAGTTCACGATGGGCTTGTTTGGGTTTGGCAAGAAGGGGAGAGAGGTCAATATCTTGCAGGACTTCAAGGGTGTTGTGAAGCCGGGTGAGATGGTGCTTGTGCTGGGACGACCGGGCAGTGGATGTACTACATTCTTGAAAGTCATTGCCAACCAGCGATTCGGATACACCAACCTCGATGGCAAGGTTCTCTATGGGCCTTTCACGAACGAGGAGTTCGAGAAGCGGTATCGCGGAGAGGCAGTCTACTGCATGGAGGACGATGTGCACCACCCTACATTGACTGTTGGGCAAACTTTGGGCTTTGCACTCGAGACCAAGGTCCCTGGCAAGCGGCCTGGCGGACTCACCACCAACCAGTTCAAGGACAAGGTCATTGACATGCTCCTCCGCATGTTCAACATCGAGCACACGAAGAACACGATCGTGGGCAACCCCTTCGTGCGTGGTATCTCCGGTGGTGAGAGGAAGCGCGTCTCAATCGCTGAGATGATGATCACCGGTGCTGCGGTGTGCTCACACGACAACAGTACCCGCGGACTCGATGCGTCCACTGCTCTCGACTATGCAAAGTCCCTGCGAGTCATGACCAACATCTACAACACCACTACCTTCGTCTCACTGTACCAGGCGTCCGAGAACATCTACTCGCAGTTCGACAAAGTCCTCGTCATTGATGAGGGCCGACAGGTCTTCTTCGGCCCTGCCCAGGAAGCGCGCGCATACTTCGAAGGCCTTGGTTTCCGCGAGAAGCCTCGACAGACTACACCAGATTACCTCACCGGCTGCACCGACCCATTCGAACGCGAGTACAAGGATGGCCGCGACGCATCCAACGCCCCATCTTCCCCCGACGATCTCGTCGATGCCTTCAACAAGTCCAAGTACTCCACCCTTCTAGAAAGCGAAATTGGCGAATACCGCAAAATCATCGACGAAGAACAGCACGTCTTCGAGGACTTCAAGACCGCCGTCTCCCAAGGTAAACGCCACGCTCCGAAGAAATCCGTCTACTCCATTCCCTTCCATCTGCAGATGTGGGCTCTGATGAAGCGTCAGTTTATCCTCAAGTGGCAAGATCGCTTCTCGTTGGTCGTCTCCTGGATTACCTCTATCGTCATCGCCATTGTTATCGGTACCGTCTGGCTGCAACAGCCCAAGACCAGCGCTGGAGCTTTCACCCGTGGAGGTGTCCTCTTCATCGCATTGCTGTTCAACTGTTTCCAGGCGTTTGGTGAGCTGGGCACTGTCATGATGGGGAGGACGATCGTCAACAAGCATCGGGCGTACACTTTCCATCGGCCGTCGGCGTTGTGGATTGCGCAGATCTTGGTTGATTTGGCTTTCTCGGCGGTGCAGATTCTGGTCTTCTCGATTATGGTCTACTTCATGTGCGGTCTCGTATACGATGCTGGGGCGTTCTTCACGTTCTATCTGGTCATCATTTCGGGATACTTGGCGATCACACTGTTCTTCCGGACTGTGGGTTGTCTGTGCCCGGACTTTGACTCTGCCATCAAATTCGCTGCGACCATCATCACGCTGTTTGTGCTGACGTCTGGGTACTTGATCCAGTATCAGTCGCAGCAGGTGTGGCTTCGCTGGATCTTCTACATCAACGCTCTCGGTCTTGGATTCTCGGCTATGATGGTCAACGAGTTCAGCAGACTTGATCTTGAATGCGATGGTACATATCTTGTTCCGTCCGGTCCAGGCTACGGTGATATTGCTCACCAGTCTTGTACCCTCGCAGGCAGCACTCCAGGCCAATCATTCGTCTCTGGAACCGACTACGTTGAAACAGCATTCTCGTACAGACCTGATGAGCTTTGGCGGAATTGGGGCATCATCATTGTACTCGTCACTGCATTCTTGGCCGCTAACATGTTCCTGGGAGAGTACATTAAATGGGGTGCTGGCGGGAAGACTCTCACCTTCTTCGCAAAGGAGGACAAGGCCCGCAAGGAGCTTAACGATGCGCTCAAAGCAAAGAAGGCAGCACGTCGCGAGAAGGGTGAAGCCAGCGAAGGCTCCGACCTCAAGATCGAGTCGAAGGCTGTCTTGACCTGGGAAGAGCTGTGCTACGATGTGCCGGTCCCATCAGGACAACTGCGACTGTTGAAGAATGTCTTTGGCTACGTCAAGCCTGGACAATTAACTGCACTTATGGGCGCGTCCGGCGCTGGTAAGACTACGCTGCTGGATGTGCTTGCTTCTCGCAAGAATATTGGTGTGATCACTGGTGACAAACTTATCGATGGCAAGCCACCTGGCACTGCGTTCCAGCGTGGTACGAGTTACGCCGAGCAACTGGATGTTCACGAGGGGACACAGACAGTGCGTGAGGCTCTGCGCTTTTCTGCCGACTTGAGACAGCCGTACGAGACGCCACAGTCGGAGAAGTACGCATATGTCGAGGAGATTATCGCGCTTCTGGAGATGGAAGACATTGCGGATGCCGTTGTTGGAGATACAGACGCAGGTCTTGCCGTCGAACAGAGGAAGCGAGTCACCATCGGTGTCGAGCTGGCTGCTAAGCCGGAACTGCTGCTCTTCTTGGACGAACCAACCTCCGGACTCGACTCGCAGAGTGCTTTCAACATCGTCCGTTTCTTGCGAAAGCTCGCCGGAGCAGGCCAGGCAATTCTCTGCACGATTCACCAGCCGAACGCATCGCTCTTCGAAAACTTCGACCGACTGCTTCTGCTGCAGCGTGGCGGCGAGACTGTCTACTTCGGCGACATCGGAAAGGACGCATGCGTTCTGATCGACTACTTCCGGAAGTACGGCGCACACTGTCCACCAGACGCCAACCCAGCCGAGTGGATGCTGGATGCCATCGGTGCCGGTCAAGCTGCACGAATCGGCGACAAAGATTGGGGTGAGATCTGGCGTGACTCTGAGGAGCTCGCAGCCACCAAGGACGAAATCGTACGCATCAAGACTGAACGTATTGAAGAGGTTGGTTCTCAGCCTGCTGTTGAGCAGAAGGAATTCGCGACGCCGCTCTGGCATCAGATCAAGACTGTTCAGCTCCGCACGCACAAGTCCTTCTGGCGCTCGCCGAACTATGGGTTCACTAGGCTGTTCAACCATGTCATCATCGCGCTGTTGACGGGTCTCATGTTCTTGAGCCTTGACGAGTCGCGGACGTCGCTGCAGTACCGTGTCTTCATCATTTTCCAGGTCACGGTCCTGCCGGCACTTATCCTGGCCCAGGTCGAGCCGAAGTATGATCTCTCGAGACTGATCTACTACCGCGAAGCCGCATCGAAGACTTACAAGCAGTTCCCGTTCGCCGCGTCAATGGTCCTGGCAGAAATGCCATACAGTATCATCTGCGCTGTTGGCTTCTTCCTCCCGCTCTACTACATCCCAGGCTTCAGCCACGTGTCGAACAGAGCTGGATACAACTTCCTGATGGTCTTAATCACCGAGCTCTTTTCCGTCACGCTCGGCCAGATGGTTTCCGCGCTGACACCGAGCACTTTCATCGCGGTTCTGCTGAACCCGTTCTTGATCGTCATCTTCGCCCTCTTCTGTGGTGTCACGGTACCCAAGCCGCAAATTCCAGGTTTCTGGCGCGCATGGCTGTACCAGCTGGATCC CTTCACCCGCCTCATCGCCGGCCTGGTGTCCAACGAACTCCACGAAAAACCCGTGATCTGCACCGACATCGAGTTCAACCGCTTCACCGCCCCAGCCGGCCAGACTTGCGGAGAGTACATGTCCGCCTTCTTCGCGGCGGGCGGACCGGGCTACATTGCCAACAACCAGACTTCGGATTGCTCGTACTGTGCGTACAGCGTGGGCGATCAGTTCTATGAGCCGCTTGGCATTTCGTGGAGTCATAGGTGGAGGGATCTTGGCATTTTGACCGCGTTTATTGGGAGTAATTTGATTTTGCTGTTTATTGGGAGTCGGTACTTGAATTTTAATAGACGGTAG